A stretch of DNA from Kwoniella mangroviensis CBS 8507 chromosome 1 map unlocalized Ctg01, whole genome shotgun sequence:
GATCCAGAAGCTGCCAGTGCCTGCCAGAATGGTGTGGCTTTAGACGAGGCGATAGATTTCCAGGCTAATCCCATCAAACCGGATAGAGGCGCAGATATCAATCGAGCAGTGGTAGATGTTACGACAGCTACGAATGAGAGTGACTGATAAGCTTAAAATCGTACTGGATATACGTTGGTGATGGCGGTACTCACCAAACGTCTGTCCGGTCACGGTAAATCCAGCGAGAGAGACCGTATCAGTCGCCAGATACCCGTCTGCATCACCTGATCCATAAGATATATTGAAAGCCGAGTTATCAGTATtgtaagatgatgaatcttGAGcattgaatgatgatacccCTGTacatgaggatgattcaCAGGTCGATCCTGCCACCCAACTTATCAACGCATCACGAAGGTCAGCTACCAGATCGCAATGCCAAAGGAAATGAATCAAGGTCAGATGAGCGAGCTTACAGATCGGAAGATCCAGTATCCATAATTAATAGGAAATCCTGCGCTGGGGTTCTACAGAGCAAAGTATAACAGaatatcacatcagctcaaacaGTCCTAGCATAATGTCAacaagatgacttacccaaTAGTGACTTGACCAGAGTACGAAGCGTCTATCCCCACATCTGTCAACCTATTACCACATAGACGATCAGTTTTGCCGTCAGATCGCCTTTCTAGTGATATAATTGAGAAGAACTTACTGTACACTACCACTGGCTCTTCTACCTAACGGCGACCTTTTACTCAACTCTTCGTTTGTTCTGTCCCTCTTTAACAGATCTTTCGATCTCTCGCCCAAATGCTGCTCGTACTTCTTTCTCAACCCGCTTGCCTGGCCTTTCAACCATTCTTGACGTACTTCCAGATCGTCCGAATACTGACGGGAGTGATGGAGTGTTAAGGGGATGGTGGTAGGGTTGGCGAAAGCTGATGAGGTTATGGAGGCGAAGAGGAGTAGGGATGTAAGAGGGAGGGTAGGTAACATTTTTGTGACGGAAAGTGAATGAGGAGGTGAATGATAAGATTGACGATCAAATTGACAGATgtagtgatgatggtcgttCTGATGACTGATGAGTGATGTTCTGTTTGTACTTTCGATGTTCTAGTGccaagagagagagaggtggtctgattgattgattgatgcACACTGAACTAGAGTAGGGGTCCTTTCCAATGTAATCTTCCCTTTGATCGGATCTTATTCCTTGATTCCTTCTCGAATATCGATAGGTGGCAAAAATGATTTTCGAAaatggatgaggttgacaCGAAACAGGTACAAGCAAGAAGGTTTATATAAATATGTTGCTGTGTATGTACGTGTCCACTATCGCTACAAGACAAAGATATGCACAGAAAGATTTATGATATATTTGAATGGGATGTACTGtagggatggaaaggattGAAAAATGCCAAGTTTTAGGAATCAGCAGCAGTCAGCATAGCAAGAAGGTTTTGCACAGGTACGCAGTTTACACTCACTTGGCaaagaatgaatgatgaatgatgatgcgTGTTTTCAGGGTAAGCTGCGGTCCACGTCGTTCACCGTTCACCTCTTCGCCGTTTCCAATCTCAATTCCTTGCTGACTGACTGCGGTGAGCACGGTGACGCCTTCAGCTGCTGAGTTTTACTTAACTTGCTTACCGTCACGATTACCGTaatttcacctttcttgtATGCGTCACTTCTTCTATTACTCGTACTGCCGAGATCGGTGAGTAGGAAGACGTAGATCCTGACAAGGGGACGAAAATGGGTGGCAACGAACAAGTAGTACAGTACTGAATATAGAGGGATGACCATCGATCCTATCCTATCGTATGATGGATAACGAAGCAAGTCGATAGCCAGGCAACGTCTGTATGCATCGATACATCTATACTTCGAATACAGCAGTGATCATGAGGTCTCAGTGGTATCTCGAACTGAGACATACACTACTGCGTACTTTGGCTTGGGCTTGGCAAGAATGtatgagtacgagtacaaTCGTGCGGGTGGCGGGTCAATCATCCAAGACTTGGTAAAAAAGACTTTGTACACCTTCAAATCATCGAATATGCATGGTAAAAGGTACATCAATATCACCCATTTGCATGCTCCCAGGATATCCCACTGAGTGTTATAGAGGATGATCGTTGTACAAACTAAAAATAGATAGTTACCAATGATACTATCAGATGACTGGTTCAATTACGACATAGCTGTACAGTGGAGCTTAACAATCATAAATCGTCAATTGCAGCGATCCGCACCCAATATTGCGATGGGTCAGTCATTCGTTATGCTTCCTAGTTCTACGATCTAAAAGGTCGATATGTACGATATGCGATGCGATGCGctatggtatgatatgatatcttacATACAAAATATAATTACAACACTTATATACAGGCTAAGGAGTTAACTGTCTCTTACGATTAATACAATGACGGTACAGTCGAACGAGTGTGTTGAATACACAATCTTCACGGAAGATCTCCAACTGCTATACACCATTCAACCCACTGACCACACTCCTACTTTTACTCATAATCGGAATCTTGGATTTCGAAACCTCTCGTTGTGATCCCTCTACTTCACTTGACGACGCAATTTTCCTATGTCCTTTATCTGTATCGAGCCTAGTCGACGACGAAGAATGCTTGAGGTGCACATCTGATCCTACTCTCATTGGGATcttactttctcttctcgtcTTCTTATGAGTATTACTCCTGTCTATATTCGATTCTCGTAATTCATCAACTCCAACATTCTTCCGGTTTTCTCGACTAGGAGTGAACAgatttccctcttcttcccatcttggAGTCGTACCCAATCCAGGTGTACtctccaaagctttcttaccttcttctatcaaGGCAGTAAGTTGAAGTGACATCAAATCTAATCTCGAGATCATTTCGCTCGACCGTTCGTCATCCGCTTggccttcttctttctgacCATTTAAATCATCGCTTCTGTCTCGTGACAGCTTGAGGTCCCCTTCGTTATCTCGCGTTTCGTCCGTACCGGGCGACTTGACGCGCGTCTTCACTATTTCATTTGGACTAGCACTGAAAGTAGACTCaatttcctcatcatctagCGTAAGACGATAGATCTCGATACTAGGCAATGACCTCGAATCTGATAAAGGATGATTATACATCCAACCatttcttgatgatctcgaacGACGAATCCTGGCGTGTCTGATACGGCGGggtttgggtgaaggtgaagacgaggGAGATAAGAACATGGAAGAGGGCTTCGATCGAAGAGTGGATATcttcgaggaagaaggtgtgaCGAGATGCTACAATTACAACTATCAGTATGTTGGCGATataatgatagatgaagGCGACAATGCAGATAACTCACATCGTcgatctcaacatcctcccaTTCTTTCACCTTGCTGTCTGTTTGTACTGTCTCTTCGTAAGCTGGTGGGGGTGGTAGATCCGAGATAGGATTTTGGCCAATGTCTACATTGTTTCCTACAGGTTCACCTATGCGGTGATCTGGTATGGAAGCAGTTGCACGAGCAACGTCTGGATCGATATCTGAGGCCAAAAACCCATTATGTCCTAATCCtgcctcctcttcttcctgtgaTATTCGTGCTTCGTCCTGAGATTGATGCGTCGACCTCGATATCTGCACTTCTTCATCGGTGGGTATCTGCGCCTCTCCATTCTCGATACCCTCTGCTTCCATGGGGACATCAGCATCTCGTAATACTTCTGAGACGGATGTTCCATTAGGTTGCTGATTCGCCAATAATCGATAAGCAGTTCTGCTCCACACGCTATATTAGCTCGACAAGTATACGAAAGAGAAGGTACAACAATCTGAGCTTACAATCCCAAAGCAGCACCAAAAACACCAGCTGTCACTACACTCCCCATCAGACTGCTACCCCAGCTGTTCCGCTGCGCTTGAGCTTTGGGTACTTCATCCGCGATTACGTTCCCATGTTTGTCAGGTATAGGTTCTAATCCTGATTCTGGCTGTGATTGAGTCCGTGATTCGTTAGACTGAATGACGATAAATTTCTTTATGGGCGATCGTCTTCTTGTATTTGATGtagaggaagtagaagaaagTTCTTGTTTCTCGTGAGTTACGTAGACTACATACAATACATTCAATCAGTACGTTATCATCAATTATCAGCTGTACACGACGAAAGTTGGTAGATGGTGATGCAAACTCACGTTGactcaatccttcttctacacctgtATCCTTACCCTTTCCTTTATCTACTTTCCCAACacctttcttatcttccatGCAAGTTATAGCTACCCCAGGGGACGTAGAAGGAATCCAGCTTCTTTTCATACCTCCTTCGGGGGTACCTATCCAATGCGTcaaagagggagatgagtgTGACCGAGTAGCTTGAATACGTTTTTGCTTTTGAGAGGTCGTGGAGGGTCCTGGACCCCCTTGGGTAGATGGAGATGCCATGGTGTGATCGATTGGTGAGTTCTAATCGAGGGTGAATTCTTGTTTCTATCTGATCATGTGTTGTAGCCCATGGCACTTTGCGATAATACAAATGAATTTGTGTGATATGCAGAACACAAgataagagatgaagatacgaCAGAGTGTGATGATAATGACGTTTCCTTTCAGTCTCAATTCAACAAAAAACCACTGTCTCGATCAGGAACGCGTGCAACAAAAAACATCAAGACGCGTAGTTGGGTGGCAAATCATGCTAGCACCCTCGTCCTGACTTAACAAAGAGATGCAGGATATAGCATGAACAGCACAATGCGATACTCTACAGAGAAcgcaatgacaatgacaataaCGATAATGCACTACAATGATACAACATGTTTATGAAAGCTTATAACCAACGCCCACTACACTGTTCCTTCTGTATCACATCCAAATTCTATGTTGAGACATGACCTATTGACGGCTTTGCATCTCAACGCTTTGACTGAGCCATATCACTCATACTAGCGGTTCAACCCCTACAGCCTCTACCGCCGCTCtaatctccatcttccagaaCAATCCCAaatcccatccaccacctctgacTCGCTCATCAGTTTTGGCAAATATCacacccaatctaccatctaCATAATCCCCATCGACTTTCAATTCGTACCACTGATTATAATGTGCTGTATCGGGATCAGAGTACGGTAAAGGAACGAAAGGTCCATTATAATTTGGTGAGAGAGGTGATAAATGTTGGATTTCATCCTGGGTCGATTGTTGTAAGAGTAAAGATGGAGGGATGAATTTGAATAAGGCTTCTTGACGGAGTTGTTTGGCTGTACGGGATTGCATCTCCAGTTCTCTTGCAAGTCTTGAATCTCCTTTTGCCTATTACCGCAAGCACAATCAGCCAATATTCATGTCACAACCCGTTCTAACACAATCCCatatatgatgaagagatcCATGGTAGATTTGCCAATCGCAAAATGATGTACTATCGTACTTACCAAAGCCTCGGTAACCTCCTTTTTaaccctctcttcctcctccttctctaccCTCTCAGCCTCTTCTACCATCCtcattctttcttccctcGCTCTCctctccacttcttccctctcagctTGAGACATCGCTTCCAAAGCTGCCTTCTCTTGGTTGGTAGCTATTAATGACGCATTCGACTGTTCAAATTCGCTTATTCGCTTTTCGGTCTTTTCCACGTCGATGTC
This window harbors:
- a CDS encoding CDK-activating kinase assembly factor MAT1; the protein is MSSSSRVPMRKAPASASSSRGKAQIPVRKGQRVGTNAKGTEDGYLYVAGVRDPSKRVTEYRTEQDVCPICHTDRQFNQNLRLLVSPCYHKMCESCIDRLFTLGPEPCPQCGRILRKVNFAHQTFEDLKVEKEVAVRRRMAQVFNKRREDFGSDKEYDNYLEEVEDLTFNLLNDIDVEKTEKRISEFEQSNASLIATNQEKAALEAMSQAEREEVERRAREERMRMVEEAERVEKEEEERVKKEVTEALAKGDSRLARELEMQSRTAKQLRQEALFKFIPPSLLLQQSTQDEIQHLSPLSPNYNGPFVPLPYSDPDTAHYNQWYELKVDGDYVDGRLGVIFAKTDERVRGGGWDLGLFWKMEIRAAVEAVGVEPLV